Within Limisalsivibrio acetivorans, the genomic segment GCTGTGGATGAGGGCTATGAGGCGTATATCCTATATACCTGTCAGGCGGACAGGCCGTACTTCCGCTGTGCATCGGATATCGATCCGGATTACTGCCGAACCTTCGAGAAAGCACTGGACCACGGTGTTAAGGCTTTGTGTTACAGGACGGATTTCGACAAAGAGAAACGTTCGGTAAGGCTTCTTCCTCTTGATAAAGGGCTTCTCAGAGCCGGTGTGTAAGCTGGATGAGGGCGGCTTTAATCTCGAGCTGCCCCGTTTTTATCTTGTAATCGTATTCTGCGATGGTGCCGGCCATCTTTGAGAGCTCCTCCGTCTTCCAGCGTGCTGTATCCGCCTTCAGCTTCTTCAGGATAAAATATTGCACCTTAACTGTGCCGGGGAGCTTCTTTTCCAGATAGACCTGCTTCATCCTTCGTCCCAAAAGGACATACAGGATGTTCAGGTTCTCGTCCCCTTTAAACAGGTTCTCCAATGTTCGCAGGCACCCTTTCTTGTTCCGCTGGGCGAAGTAATCCATGAATGCAAATACGTTCTCCTGTTTCTCGGATGTGATAAGGGCGAGGAGGTCCCGGCTGTCCTTCGGCTTTTTGTAAGCGAAGTACAGTGAGAGCTTCTCCGCTTCGCTTCGCACCTGTTTCATGTCGCCGCCAAAGATTATCTGGATCTCCTCCGCCGAGGCGTAGTCACAGGGGAGCCCTTTATCCTCGAAGATCTTTTGGGTTTGGAGTGTGAGCGCCTCTCTGTTCATCTTCTTTTCGACGCTAATCTTGAATTCACCGGCTATCTTCTCTATCTTTTTCGCCGCATCAATGGGCGCTGTGAGGAGTATGCAGGTCTCGATAGCCCGTGTACACTGCTCAATGAACTCTTTAGGGTTCTTGAGCTTATGGACAGAATGCACAACAGCGGCCTTTGTGGGGTTAAACAGGGAAGGGGTGGATACGTAGGCGAAGAACTCCTCTATATCCATTTCATCGGCAAAGTAGACCTCCTCATCGGGGTCCTCCAGCTTTGCGATATGGCTTTGGACACTATTCTCTATGAAGTCGTCCGAGCCAATGAATATTAGCTTTGCGTTATTTTGATTCGTACTCATCGTAGAAATCCTGGAGTGCCTCTCCGATAACCTCTTCAATGGCGGCTTCACGTCTTATTCTGTTCTCACTGATGCTTGAGGTTATGTCATAGGTGGTTTTTGCGGAATAATCCTCAATGTAAACAACCTCTTCCCCGTCGCTCAGCTTGATCTCGATGAGGGCAGCCATGGAGGAAGTGCCTGTCTGTCCTGTTTCGGTGACGATGTTGGAGGATGAGCTCAGGCGGTCTAGGCTTATCTCCATGTTGAAGCGTTTTCGGTCCTTGCCGCCGAGGGCTCCTCTGGCACTGAAGAAGCTTACCGCTTTATCTTCTATAATCCTCTCAAGATCCGGCTCTGCGGTGCGGTTATTCACAGCTGCCAGCGTGTAGGCATACTTGGATGTGCCGGAACCAAGGCCGGCGATACGGTATCCGCAGGAGGAGAGGATTATAAGGATGCAGAGCAGAAGCCCTGCACCCCTAAGGCGTTTTATCATTTAACCACCAGGTTTACCAGCTTGTTGGGAACGAAGATCTGCTTAACGATATTCTTTCCTTCGGTGTAGCTCTGTATCTTCTCATCGGCAAAGGCGGCTTCGAAGGCTGTTTCCTTGTCCACATCCCGGGGGAGGCTTAGCTGTGCCCTTACCTTGCCGTTCACCTGAACGACAACGGTTATTTCATCCTGTCTGGTGTATTCCTCAACGTATGCCGGCCAGTCGGAGGCGGAGAGGAGTACATCGTTCCCCATCTGCGTCCATATCTCCTCAGCTGTGTGGGGGGTGAAGGGGGCGAGCATGGCGGCAAGGGCCTCGATAGCCTCACGGAACGCCTTCTTCTCAGCAGAGCTACTCAGTTTAGGCTCTATCTTGTAGAGGTTGTTCACCAGCTCCATGAGAGCGGCAACGGCTGTGTTAAGGTGGTATTTCTCTATGTCAGAGGTCACCTTCTTTATGGTTACATGGGTGTGGAAGAGAATCTCCTTAACGAGCCCCTCCACCTTGTAATCCTCGAGCTCTTCCTTGAACAGCCCGATATTGTTCTGCACCAGTCTCCAGGCTCTTCCGAGGAAACGGAAGCATCCTTCAACACCCTGATCGCTCCATTCGAGCTCATTCTCCGGGGGTGCGGCGAAGATAATGAAGAGCCTCGCCGTGTCTGCACCGTACTGCTCAATGAGCTTATTGGGGTCCACAACGTTTTTCTTGGATTTCGACATCTTCTCCACACGGCCAACGGTTACAGGGCTGTCGCAGTGGGAACATTTTCCGTCCTCCGCCTCTTCGGGGAACAGCCAGCCGTGTTCCTCGCATCTATAGGTCTCCTTGCAGACCATCCCCTGTGTAAGGAGTCTGTCAAAGGGTTCATCGAAGTTTATGTATCCGAGGTCTCTTAGAACCTTTGTGAAGAATCTGGAATAGAGGAGGTGGAGGATGGCGTGTTCGATTCCGCCGATGTACTGATCCACTGGCATCCAGTAATTTGCCTCATCACTCTTGAAGGGTGCGGTATCGCATTGGGGTGAGCAGTAGCGGAGGAAGTACCATGAGGATTCCACGAAGGTATCCATGGTGTCTGTCTCACGCTCAGCCTCGCCGCCGCATTTCGGGCATGTTGTTTTCCAGAAGCTCTCCATGCTCTTAAGGGGATTGCCGTGACCGCTGAAGTCCATATCCGTGGGGAGCTTAACGGGAAGCTGGTCCTCCGGTACGGGGACAGAGCCGCACTTTTCGCAGTTTATGAAGGGGATCGGTGCTCCCCAGTAGCGTTGTCTGGATATCTGCCAGTCCTTGAGGCGGTAGTTTACCGTGCTCTTACCTATCTTGTTGTTGTCCAGATAGTCTACTATCGCCTTCTTGGCGTCCTCATTCTCCATTCCGTTGAAATCGCCGGAGTTAACGAGCTTTCCGGGGCCTGTGTATGCCTCTTCCATATTATCTGCGTCGATCCCTTCCTCGGGCATGATAACTACCTTGATGTTGAGGTCATAAACCTTTGCGAAGTCGAAATCACGCTGGTCATGGGCGGGAACGGCCATTACGGCACCAGTTCCATAGTCCATCAGTACGAAATTGGCTATGTATACGGGCATTCTGGTGCCGTTTAGCGGGTTGATTGCGTATCGTCCCGTGAAGTAGCCCTTCTTCTCTTTGTCATCCGCCATACGGCTTATCTTGTCCTCTTTGAGGATCTCATTGATGAAGGCGATTCCCCCCTCCTCCTGTTCGGTTCCTGCGAGGAGTTTCCTTGTCATGGGGTGCTCCGGGGCGAGGGACATGAAGGTTGCGCCGAAGAGTGTGTCGGGGCGTGTGGTGAAGACGTTTATGGTCTCATCGAAGTCCTCCACCTTGAAGTCGATCTCCGCACCGTAGGACTTGCCTATCCAGTTCTGCTGCATTGTGAGAACCTTCTTGGGCCATCCGTCCATCTCGTTTGTGCAGTCGAGGAGTTCATCGGCGTAGTCAGTAATCTTGAAGTACCATCCGGGGAGCTCTTTCTTCTCCACCTCGCTGCTGCATCTCCAGCAGAGCCCTTCCTCCACCTGTTCGTTGGCAAGGACGGTGTTGCAGGAATCGCACCAGTTGAGGAGGGAGGTTTTCTTGTAAACAAGCCCCTTCTCGTACATCTTTATGAAGATAAGCTGTTCCCAGCGGTAGTATTCGGGGTCGCATGTGGCTATCTCACGGTCCCAGTCGTAGGAGAGGCCGAGTTTTTTAAGCTGGGCTCTCATGTAATCTATATTTGATTTGGTCCATTTATCGGGGTGAACCTTGTTTTCAATGGCGGCGTTCTCTGCGGGTAGACCGAAGGCATCCCAGCCCATGGGGTGGATAACGTTCTTCCCTTTCATGAACATATAGCGTGATATAACATCACCGATGGCGTAGTTGCGTACATGCCCCATATGTATCTTGCCCGAAGGGTAGGGGAACATCTCAAGGCAGTAGAACTTCTCTCGGCTGCTGTCTGCCTCAACACGGAAAACCTTCTCGTTCTCCCATTTCTCCTGCCACTTCTTTTCGATATCAGCGGGGTTGTATTTCATTAAATCCTCCGATAGGTACTCTTTTAATAGTCAAGTGACGAAAATATCATATAAATTCCCCTCACCGCAAGGGGTAATAGGGTTTCAGAGGATAGTTGTGAAACTCATTCTTTTTATGGATTTTTTGCGTTATTTTTTGTATAAGTTCTGTTTTGATATCCGCTTAAAACTGCTATACTTCCTTAATTTATAAGACCCAAAGTAAAAGGATGCGTAAATGACCAACGAAAGCTTTCTCGAACTGGCGTATACCCTTGTCCGGATAAGGGATCTGGATGTTCTGCTTGAAACTATTCTCAAAAGGCTCCGGGGGATGCTCGGTGCGGATGCGGGAAGCATCTTTATATATGATGAGGATACAAACGAGCTTATATTCAAATATACCCAGAACGATTCGGTTTATCTCCCCTTCAAGGAATTCTCCATAGCCGCCGACGAAACAAGTATTGCCGGCTATGTGGCAAAAACAAGGGAGATACTCAGGCTTAAGGATGTTTATCATCTGGAGGATGAATACCCCTTCCACTTCAATGTAAGCTTCGACAAGATGTCCGGCTACCGTACCAAATCCATGATCGTATACCCCATAACAGACCTGAACGATCAGCTCACCGGAGTTCTGCAGTTCATAAATAAAAAGAGATACGAGGTTCCGCTGACACTTGAAAACGTTGGAAGAATCGTTCTCCCCTTCAATGAAAACGACGAGAAGATCGCAGGCTCCCTTACCGGTATAGTGAGCCTCGCCCTAGAGAACGGCCTTCTCTACGACAACATCGAAAGGATGCTTGAGGGATTTATCAAAGCTACCTCCACAGCCATTGACAATAGAAACTCCTGCACAGCCGGGCATACGGCGAGGGTATTCTCCATAACATCACTCCTCGCCCAGGAGATGCACAAGGATCTCGATGAGTTCCCCGATTTCTTCATGAACCGCCTCAAGGAGAAGATCCTCCGTTACGCATGCTATCTCCACGATTTCGGCAAGCTCAGTGTCCGCGAATCTGTGCTTAACCGGATGGAGAAGCTCTCCTCCGAACAGTTCAGCGCAGTAAAAACACGTCTATCCCTCGCCAAGGCATGCCTGATGCTCAACAAGGATGAGCGGTATGAGGAGATAAACGCTCTGGAAGAGGCTGTTATCAAGGCGAACAAGCCAGGTAAGCTGAGTGAGTCCATCAAACAGGCCATTGACTACTGCTCAAACTTCTATTTCGCCGATGCGGATGGAAACGAGCTCCCCCTGCTCACACCCTATGAGTACGAGTGCCTCTGTGTTGAGGAGGGTGTACATACGGAGGGTGAGCTGGATATGATAAAGGGGCATGTTAAAAACGGATTTGATATACTGAATAAGATTCCATGGACAAAAGAACTCCGGGATGTTCCAGTAGTCGCCTGCTCCCACCACGAAAGGATGGACGGCAACGGCTATCCCTTCGGCAGGGAGGGTGGGGAGATCCATATATTCAGCAGGGTTATGGGCGTTGCCGATGCCTATGATTTTCTTACAAACGATACCATCCCCTACAGGGAGGCGATGATGCCCGAGGATGCCGTAGAGGTTATGAGGAGCAACGCCGCAGAGGGGGGGCTAGACCCTAAGATTGTAGATTTTTTCATAGAAAAAGAGATATATAAACGTGTTTAGGAGTAAGATTTGAAAACAGTGCTTGTTATTGACGACGATGAAAGCCTGAGACTTCTGCTGCGGGATGAGTTTTGCGACAGAAACTTCAACGTTATAACCGCATCGGACGGTGAAGAGGGGCTTGTCAGCTTCAACGAGGCTGATGTGGATATCGTTGTGCTTGATCTGAACATACCGAAAATCCTCGGGGAAGAGGTTCTCCAGCGGCTTAAGGCGGAATCCCCCGATGTTCCTATAATTATATATACCGCAAATCCCGATATGCTCTTTGATACCGATGATTTCATGAATGTTGATGTCGTTTTCAAGAGTACCGATGTGGATGAGCTTATGAACAGGGCGGAGAGGCTTCTGGATGCTGTCTGAGAAGACCTATCTCGAAAATCTGCAGACGGAGCGCTTCGGAAGGAATGCTGTCTTCCTCGGGGAGACGGACTCCACCACCCAGTATATCCTCGATAACGATCCGGATATATACACCTGCGTCACAGCCGAGCGGCAGACAGCGGGCAGGGGGCGCAGCGGTAGAACATGGCACTCGGACGATTCGGGAAATCTATATTTCAGCCTGAACCTTCCCCCCATAGATGTATCAAAGATACTCCCCCTGAATATCGCCGCCGGATTTGCCCTTTCGGATACACTCTCCACTGTGGTTCCTGCAAAGGTGAAATGGCCGAATGATATAACGGTGCATGGAAGAAAGGTTGCGGGGATGCTCATGGAAACCTCGGTTACGGGTGCGAGGCTTGATAAGCTTATACTCGGGATTGGCATAAACGTTAACATGCAGGTTTTTCCAGAGGATATAACCGAGACGGCAACCTCTCTCTTTATACTTACAGGAAGAAGCTTCAGCAGGGAAAAGCTACTTGCCCTCTTTATGAAGAATATGGAGCGCATTTGGGAGGATTTTACCAATGGAAGGCTCGATATCGAAACAAAATGGAAAGAATACTCAGCCAATCTTGACAAAAGAATAACTGTGCACAAAAATGGAAAACGTGAAACCTTCACCGAGCTGGGGCTTGCGCCTGCTGGTTTTCTTCGGGTGAGGGATGATTCCGGGGGAGTCTCGGAAATAGTGACTGGTGATATTGGATATGATTTTAGCGATTGATATAGGAAACACCAACATTGTTCTCGGCATATATGACGGTAATGAGCTCTGCTGCAACTTCCGCCTACAAACCGATTCTCTGAAAACAACTGATGAGTATGCCTCCACCATCATGCTACTCATGGATACCCGCAAGGTGGACAGGAATAAGCTGAAAGGGGTTATCATAGCAAGTGTTGTTCCCCAGCTTATATACACATTCTCCAAGCTCTCTACGAAGTATTTCAACGTTGAGCCTATGGTGGTAGCCTCCGGGATAAAAACCGGCGTCCCTATTAAGATGGAGAACCCTAAGGAGGTTGGTGCGGACAGGATCGTAAACGCCGTTGCCGCCAGGGAAAAGTATGGTGCGCCAGTTATCGTTGTGGATTTCGGTACAGCGACCACCTTTGATGTTATCAGCGAAAAAGGGGAGTACATCGGTGGAATAATCTGTCCCGGTGTTAAGCTTTCGGCTAATATTCTCCATGCGAAAACGGCCAAACTGCCGGAGGTTGAAATAGAAAAACCTGAAAAGGTGGTAGGAAATAACACTATACATTCGATGCAGTCGGGAATATATTACGGATACCTTTCCATGCTGGACGGCATTCTGGAAAGGGTCAGAGACGAAGCCTTCGGCGGGGCGGATGTTCCCGTTGTTGCCACTGGCGGCCTTGGAAGTGTTTTCATGGAGGGTTCGAAATACATAAACAGATACGAATCCGAGCTTACTCTGCTCGGTCTGAGGCTGATATATGAAAAAAATAGTTAGTCTTTTTGTAATTTCAGCAGCACTCATCCTTGGCGGATGCGCAGGCAAGGAAGCTCCTTCCCCGGAGGAGGGCAAGGCTAAAACAAGTGTTCCCGATGAGGTATACGCCCAGGCGGAATCCCACTACAAAATGGGTATAGCTTACCTCAACACGCTGGCTGATCACAACGCCTACCGTGAGCTTAAAAAAGCGGTGGAGCTTGTTCCCGACGATGACCGTTACCTCTACGCCCTCGGGCTCTTCTTCCTTAAACGTGGAAGATACGGCGAGGCGGAGGTTTATGTCCGTAAAGCACTGGACCATAATCCGGGAGAGAGCGAATACCTTAATGCCCTTGCCACAGCCCTCGCCAGCAGAGGACAGCTTGACGAAGCCTTAAAAAAATGGGATAGGGTTATTAACGATCCCGGCTATCCCTATCAGATAGTGGCACTTACAAATGCTGCAAATGCGCTTTACAACGCAGAGAGATACGATGAGGTGCCGGAGTATCTTAACAAGGCACTCAGGATAAACAGAAGGTATGCAAACGCATACGAGCTTCTGTTTAAGTCCTATGCCATGGATTCTAACTATGACAAGGCCGCAGAAACCCTTGAAAAGGCAGTGGAGATGATCCCCGAAAGCCTTGAATTCAAGATGCGCCTTGGTGAGTTTTATTTTGAAAGAGGAAAATACGCAAAAGCGG encodes:
- the holA gene encoding DNA polymerase III subunit delta — encoded protein: MSTNQNNAKLIFIGSDDFIENSVQSHIAKLEDPDEEVYFADEMDIEEFFAYVSTPSLFNPTKAAVVHSVHKLKNPKEFIEQCTRAIETCILLTAPIDAAKKIEKIAGEFKISVEKKMNREALTLQTQKIFEDKGLPCDYASAEEIQIIFGGDMKQVRSEAEKLSLYFAYKKPKDSRDLLALITSEKQENVFAFMDYFAQRNKKGCLRTLENLFKGDENLNILYVLLGRRMKQVYLEKKLPGTVKVQYFILKKLKADTARWKTEELSKMAGTIAEYDYKIKTGQLEIKAALIQLTHRL
- the leuS gene encoding leucine--tRNA ligase translates to MKYNPADIEKKWQEKWENEKVFRVEADSSREKFYCLEMFPYPSGKIHMGHVRNYAIGDVISRYMFMKGKNVIHPMGWDAFGLPAENAAIENKVHPDKWTKSNIDYMRAQLKKLGLSYDWDREIATCDPEYYRWEQLIFIKMYEKGLVYKKTSLLNWCDSCNTVLANEQVEEGLCWRCSSEVEKKELPGWYFKITDYADELLDCTNEMDGWPKKVLTMQQNWIGKSYGAEIDFKVEDFDETINVFTTRPDTLFGATFMSLAPEHPMTRKLLAGTEQEEGGIAFINEILKEDKISRMADDKEKKGYFTGRYAINPLNGTRMPVYIANFVLMDYGTGAVMAVPAHDQRDFDFAKVYDLNIKVVIMPEEGIDADNMEEAYTGPGKLVNSGDFNGMENEDAKKAIVDYLDNNKIGKSTVNYRLKDWQISRQRYWGAPIPFINCEKCGSVPVPEDQLPVKLPTDMDFSGHGNPLKSMESFWKTTCPKCGGEAERETDTMDTFVESSWYFLRYCSPQCDTAPFKSDEANYWMPVDQYIGGIEHAILHLLYSRFFTKVLRDLGYINFDEPFDRLLTQGMVCKETYRCEEHGWLFPEEAEDGKCSHCDSPVTVGRVEKMSKSKKNVVDPNKLIEQYGADTARLFIIFAAPPENELEWSDQGVEGCFRFLGRAWRLVQNNIGLFKEELEDYKVEGLVKEILFHTHVTIKKVTSDIEKYHLNTAVAALMELVNNLYKIEPKLSSSAEKKAFREAIEALAAMLAPFTPHTAEEIWTQMGNDVLLSASDWPAYVEEYTRQDEITVVVQVNGKVRAQLSLPRDVDKETAFEAAFADEKIQSYTEGKNIVKQIFVPNKLVNLVVK
- a CDS encoding GAF and HD-GYP domain-containing protein, giving the protein MTNESFLELAYTLVRIRDLDVLLETILKRLRGMLGADAGSIFIYDEDTNELIFKYTQNDSVYLPFKEFSIAADETSIAGYVAKTREILRLKDVYHLEDEYPFHFNVSFDKMSGYRTKSMIVYPITDLNDQLTGVLQFINKKRYEVPLTLENVGRIVLPFNENDEKIAGSLTGIVSLALENGLLYDNIERMLEGFIKATSTAIDNRNSCTAGHTARVFSITSLLAQEMHKDLDEFPDFFMNRLKEKILRYACYLHDFGKLSVRESVLNRMEKLSSEQFSAVKTRLSLAKACLMLNKDERYEEINALEEAVIKANKPGKLSESIKQAIDYCSNFYFADADGNELPLLTPYEYECLCVEEGVHTEGELDMIKGHVKNGFDILNKIPWTKELRDVPVVACSHHERMDGNGYPFGREGGEIHIFSRVMGVADAYDFLTNDTIPYREAMMPEDAVEVMRSNAAEGGLDPKIVDFFIEKEIYKRV
- a CDS encoding response regulator, which produces MLVIDDDESLRLLLRDEFCDRNFNVITASDGEEGLVSFNEADVDIVVLDLNIPKILGEEVLQRLKAESPDVPIIIYTANPDMLFDTDDFMNVDVVFKSTDVDELMNRAERLLDAV
- a CDS encoding biotin--[acetyl-CoA-carboxylase] ligase, with amino-acid sequence MLSEKTYLENLQTERFGRNAVFLGETDSTTQYILDNDPDIYTCVTAERQTAGRGRSGRTWHSDDSGNLYFSLNLPPIDVSKILPLNIAAGFALSDTLSTVVPAKVKWPNDITVHGRKVAGMLMETSVTGARLDKLILGIGINVNMQVFPEDITETATSLFILTGRSFSREKLLALFMKNMERIWEDFTNGRLDIETKWKEYSANLDKRITVHKNGKRETFTELGLAPAGFLRVRDDSGGVSEIVTGDIGYDFSD
- a CDS encoding type III pantothenate kinase; this encodes MILAIDIGNTNIVLGIYDGNELCCNFRLQTDSLKTTDEYASTIMLLMDTRKVDRNKLKGVIIASVVPQLIYTFSKLSTKYFNVEPMVVASGIKTGVPIKMENPKEVGADRIVNAVAAREKYGAPVIVVDFGTATTFDVISEKGEYIGGIICPGVKLSANILHAKTAKLPEVEIEKPEKVVGNNTIHSMQSGIYYGYLSMLDGILERVRDEAFGGADVPVVATGGLGSVFMEGSKYINRYESELTLLGLRLIYEKNS
- a CDS encoding tetratricopeptide repeat protein gives rise to the protein MKKIVSLFVISAALILGGCAGKEAPSPEEGKAKTSVPDEVYAQAESHYKMGIAYLNTLADHNAYRELKKAVELVPDDDRYLYALGLFFLKRGRYGEAEVYVRKALDHNPGESEYLNALATALASRGQLDEALKKWDRVINDPGYPYQIVALTNAANALYNAERYDEVPEYLNKALRINRRYANAYELLFKSYAMDSNYDKAAETLEKAVEMIPESLEFKMRLGEFYFERGKYAKAVPVLKEVIKEAPTSEEADRAEELMRKLGLINE